The Streptomyces sp. NBC_01276 genome contains the following window.
CCGCCCGCACCCGGTGCCCGCTGATCACCGCGAGCTCCCGCCCGTCCGGCACCCGGCCCGCGGCGGGCAGTCCGGGCGGCAGCTCGACGGGCGGCCCGTCGTGCGGGTGCGTCAGCAGCACCTGCCGTACGCCGGCCAGCGAATGCCCCGCGCGGGCCCCGGCCAGCACCGCCCCGGGCGTCAGGTCCAGCAGCAGCGCGCCGTCCACGAGGACGGCGGTCGCGGCGCGGGCGAGCGTGCCCACGGAGACCGCGCAGGCGGCGCAGGGACAGCCGGGGCGGGGCAGTCCTTCGGGGGTTCCGGTGCCGAGCAAGGTGAGTTCCACACAGAGATCCTCCCGCGTCGCCGGTACTGGTGCGCGTCCGGTTACTCTGCGGGCACACTCATGCCGAGAAGTGTGAGATCGCGTGCGAGCAACGGAGGCGGACATGGTGTGGACATGGCGGTTCGAGAAGGCCGACGGCGCCGAGACGACCCCGGCGGTGGAACCGGAGGAGTTCACCACCCAGGGGGACGCCGAATCCTGGATCGGCGAGGTCTGGAAGGAGCTCCTCGACGGGGGCGCGGACCGGGTCACCCTCTTCGAGGACGACACGGAGATCTACAGGATGAGCCTCAGCGCGGCCGCCGAGGCGTGAGCCGCCGGGCGGGCCCGGGACGGCCAGGGGGCCGTCCCGGGCCCGCCCGGCGTTCGAGGCGGGTGCGGGGCGCGGACGGGGTCTAGGGGGTGTCTGACGGATCTCCGCGGCGTCGCGACGCCCGGCACGCACTCTCGCCGCACCGACCGAAAGCCCAAGTACGTCCAGTACGCGGGCTTCCGGTCGGCACGCCGAGAGCACGCACCGGACGCCGCTCCTTCCCCACGGACATCCGTCAGACACCCCCTAGCCCCGGACCCCGCACAGGTGCAGGAGCGCCGCCACCGACCGGTAGGGGTCGGTCCGTCCGGCACGTTCCTCGGCGGCGAGCAGCTCTTCGAGTTCCTCGTCCGGCGGGAGTTCCGCGCCGGCCTCGGTGCCGTCGGTGAAGACCCGTACGCCGTACCAGGTGGAGAGCGGCGCGCCGATGCCGGACAGGGTGGCCGTCAGATCGGCCAGCCGGTCGGCGCGCACGTCCAGACCGAGCCGGTTCGTGTAGTCGACGGTGTCGAAGGCCGCGAGCGCCCCGGACCAGTCCCCGGCCAGCCCCGGCCGCAGCGCGAGGGCGTCACCGTTGCGCACCAGCAGGGACAGCAGGCCGCCCGGAGCCAGCATGCGGGCCAGCCCGGCGAGCATCGCGTCGGCCTCGGGGACGTACATCAGCACCCCGTGGCACAGCACCACGTCGAAGCTGCCCGGCACGAAGTGGGCGCCCGTCTCGCGGCCGTCGCCCTCTAACAGCTGGACGCGGTCACGGATCCCGGCCGGCTCGGCGGCCAGCGCCGCGTGCGCGACCGCCAGCATGTCGGGGTCCTGCTCCAGGCCGGTGACCTTGTGGCCGGCGCGGGCGAGGCGCAGGGCCTGTGTGCCCTGGCCCATGCCGACGTCGAGGACGCGCAGCCGCTGCCCGACCGGGAAGCGGTGCGTGATCTGTTCCTCGACCTGCCGGCCCACCAGTTCCTGCCGGACCGCGTTGCGCAGTCCGCCCAGCCCTTCGAGCCAGAGCCGGGCCCCCTGTGCGAAGTCCTCGCTCAGGGCCGTTCCCCGCGCTTGACCTGCGGCTTGGGCAGGCGCAGCCGGCGCATCTGGAGGGTGCGCATCAGGCCGTACGCGATCGCGCCGCGGCGCGGCTCGTTCGCGAAGCGCTCGTTCAGCGCCTTGCGGAGGCGGAACGCGAGGCCGATGGAGTCGAGGATGATCAGGACGATCACGCCGAGCCACAGCATCAGCGAGATGTTCTGGATCTGGTTCACCCGGATCATGCTCATCACCAGGATGATCACTGCCAGCGGCAGGAACATCTCGGCGACCGAGAAGCGGGAGTCCACGAAGTCGCGGACGAAGCGGCGGACGGGACCCTTGTCACGGGCGGGCAGGTACCGCTCGTCGCCGTTGGCCAGCGCCTCGCGCTGCTTGGCCATCTCTTCCCGGCGGCGTTCACGGGCTCGCTTGGCGTCCTCCTTGCGGTTGCCGGTCGAGGCCACGACGGCCTTGCGCTGCGACTGGGCCACAGCACGCTTCGGCGTCGGGCGGCCCTTCGGGGCCTGCGGGTCACGGGGCTGCGAGAGGTCGGCGCTCGCCTTGTCGGCGGCGGCGGCCTTCTCTTCCTTGGAGGAGCGGCTACCAAACACAAAACCCAAGCGTACGTGGTCGGGGCCACGGGCCCCACCTCCGCGGGGAACGATCCGGCAACGGCGGGCGTCTTCCCAGTGCGGGGGTTCCGCCGGTCTCGGGGATCACCTACTCCTTACGCCTGACACGGCGCCGGGGTACTCGTCCTGGAGGAGGAGCGCATCCGTACTCGAACAGTGCGGTAATGGAGACAGGGCCCGTACTGTGGGTCCTGTCGGTGACCTGGAGCACAGTCCGTCTAGAAGGGGGCGCGCGAAGCCCATGAGCGGTGTCATGAAGCGTATGGGGATGATCTTCCGCGCGAAGGCGAACAAGGCCCTTGACCGGGCCGAGGACCCGCGCGAGACCCTCGACTACTCGTACCAGAAGCAGCTGGAGCTGCTGCAGAAGGTGCGCCGCGGGGTCGCCGACGTGGCGACCTCCCGCAAGCGCCTGGAGCTGCAGCTCAACCAGCTCCAGGGCCAGTCCGCCAAGCTGGAGGACCAGGGCCGCAAGGCCCTCGCCCTGGGCCGCGAGGACCTGGCGCGCGAGGCCCTGTCCCGCCGCGCCTCGCTCCAGCAGCAGGTCAGCGACCTGGAGGTGCAGCACCAGACCCTGCAGGGCGAGGAGGAGAAGCTGACGCTCGCCGCGCAGCGCCTGCAGGCCAAGGTGGACGCCTTCCGGACGAAGAAGGAGACCATCAAGGCCACCTACACGGCCGCGCAGGCGCAGACCCGCATCGCGGAGTCCTTCTCCGGCATCTCGGAGGAGATGAGCGACGTCGGCCTGGCCATCCAGCGGGCCGAGGACAAGACCGCCCAGCTCCAGGCCCGCGCCGGTGCGATCGACGAGCTGCTGGCCTCCGGCGCCCTCGACGACCAGAGCGGTCTCGGTTCCAAGGACGACATCCAGGCCGAGCTGGACCGCCTCTCCGGCGGCACGGACGTGGAGCTGGAGCTCCAGCGGATGAAGGCCGAGCTGACGGGCGGCCCGTCGGCGCAGCAGCAGGCCATCGAGGGCGGCGCCCCCGGCACGGGCCAGCCGTCGCAGACCCAGCACCGGTTCGACAAGCAGTAGGACAGGGGCCCGTCATGATTGTCCGCATCATGGGGGAGGGGCAGGCGAGGCTGGCCGACAGCCACTTCGCCGAGCTCAACGCGCTGGACGACGAGCTGCTCGCGGAGATGGAAGCGGGCGACGAGGAGGGCTTCCGGCGCACGCTGGGGTCGCTGCTCGACGCCGTCCGCCGGCTGGGAACGCCGCTCCCCGATGACGCGCTGGAGCCGTCCGAGCTGATCCTGCCCGCGCCCGACGCCTCGCTGGACGAGGTCAGGGAGATGCTCGGCGACGACGGCCTGATCCCGGGCTGACGCACCCGCCGCCCGCCGCACCCAGGTCACCCGGCGCGCGGGACACCGACGGCCACGGGGCCCGCACCCGCACTGCACGGGGGCGGGCCCTCCGTACGGGGCGGGCCCTTCCGTACGGGGCGGGTCCCTCGCCGTCAGTCCGGGGTGCCGCCGATGAACTCCTCGAACCTGCGGCGCGGCCGGGCCCAGCGCCGGTCGTGGTGAAAGGCCCGCAGTCCCGCCTTGGCCCGCGCGCGCGGGCGGTTCGCGTAGAACCTCTTCGCGTACGGGGACCCGGGCCGGGCCAGGCGCACCGCGCCGATCAGTGCCACGAAGGGGATCACCGTCCCGAACACCGCCGTGCGGGGCTTGCCCTTCCACAGGGCGACCAGGGCCAGGAAGAAGTTCATGGCGGTGTTCATGACCACGAGACCCCGGCTGTGCCGCTCGTCGGGGGTCAGTTCGTTGACCCCGAAGGGCAGGAAGCCGCCCAGCACCAGCGCGACCACCGCCGCCGTCAGCACCACGACCTCCACGCTCTTGCGGCCCTGCTCGCTCCAGTAGACGTCGTCGAGGTGCAGGATCAGCGCGAACTCGTCCAGTACCAGCCCGGCCCCGAGTCCGAAGAGCACGGCCGACAGGCCCGCGCCGAAACTGTGCTGGCCGCTGCCGACCGCCCCGAATCCGCCGATGATCACGAGGACCACCCCCGGGACCACGTGGTGGACGTGCAGCCCGCCCGGGGTGATGTTCTTGAAGGGCCCCCGGCCGGCCCGGATCAGCCGCGTGATCACCCGGGTGACCAGGAACGACAGCACGAAGGACAGCAGGGCGAGCAGGAGCGGCAGCTTGCCCGGCTCGACGATGTTCCGGTACCACCAGTGACCCACGACACCTGCTTCCCTTTTGGCGCGTATTGAGCAATTTACCGCCGACTCCGAAGGGGTTCCGAAGGGGTAGCGTTCGCGCCGATGACAGATTCGTTCGATGATCCACCACCGGCGCCGCCCTCCGAGCGCGCCTCCTTCCCGGACGGGCTCCGCTTCGCGTTCGGCACGCTGACCGTGCTGCCCGCGCGGATCACCCGCTGGGACCGGCCCGCCGCCCGCACCGGCATGGAGTGCGCGCCGCTGGCCGGCCTCGTCGTAGGCCTGCTCGCCGCCGTGCCCGGCAGCCTGCTGCTCCTCCTCGGGGGCGGCCCGCTGCTCGCCGCGGCCGTCACCGTAGCCGTCCCGGCCGCCCTGACCCGCGGGCTGCACCTCGACGGCCTCGCCGACACGGCGGACGGCCTGGGCAGCGCCAAGCCCGCCGAGGACGCCCTGCGGATCATGAAGCAGTCCGACATCGGCCCCTTCGGCGTCATCTCCCTGCTCATCGTGTTCCTGGTGCAGGTCGCCGCGCTGGCCGACCTCTACGCCGACGGCTGGGCCCACGGCGCACCCGCCGCCGTGCTCGCCGCCGTCACCGCCCGGCTCGCCATGACCCTGGCCTCCCGCGCAGGCGTCCCCGCCGCCCGGCCCGAGGGCCTGGGCGCGGCCGTCGCCGGCGTGGTCCCGCAGGGCGCCGCCGCCGCGGTCGCCGCCCTCGTCACGGCCGCCGCCGCGCTGGCCGCGCTCCCGCAGGGGCTGCCCGCCGCCGTCCAGTACGCCGCGGCCGTCGCAGCGGGCCTGCTCGCCGCCGACCTCCTGCTGCGCCGCTGCGTCCGCCGCTTCGGCGGGGTCACCGGGGACGTCTTCGGCGCCCTGTGCGAAGTGGCGGCGACCACCGCCCTGGTGACCCTCTCCCTCGGCTGAGCCCGCGCACCCGCCCGCGTACCCTCGGGGCATGGCCGAGACGGGGACCCAGACGCAGAGCGCCACCACGCCCATCAGGGTGCTGCTCGCCGACGACCAAGCGCTGCTGCGCAGCGCGTTCAAGGTGCTGGTCGACTCCGAAGCCGACATGGAGGTCGTCGGTGAGGCCGCCGACGGGGCACAGGCCTACGCCCTCGCGCGCGAGCGGCGGGCCGACGTCGTCCTCATGGACATCCGGATGCCCGGCACCGACGGACTCGCCGCCACCCGCCTGATCAGCGCCGACCCGGAGCTCTCCGGGGTCCGCGTCGTCATGCTGACCACCTTCGAGGTGGACGAGTACGTGGTCCAGGCGCTGCGTGCCGGGGCCTCCGGCTTCCTCGGCAAGGGCGCCGAACCCGACGAGCTGCTGAACGCCATCCGCGTCGCGGCGGCCGGCGAGGCACTGCTCTCGCCGGCGGCGACCAAGGGCCTCATCGCCAGCTTCCTCGCCCAGGGCGGCCACGCCGAGGTCCCCGCCACCGGCTCCGTCCACGCCGAACGGCTCGCCGCGCTGACCGTCCGCGAGCGCGAGGTCCTCGTCCTCGTCGCGGCCGGCCTCTCCAACGACGGCATCGCCGGGCGGCTGGAGGTCAGCCCGCTCACGGTCAAGACCCACGTCAACCGGGCCATGGCGAAGCTCGGCGCCCGCGACAGGGCGCAATTGGTGGTCATCGCGTACGAATCGGGCCTGGTCCGCCCGCGCTCCGACTGAGCGGACGGGGTCCGCAGTACGGCGGACCACCGCGGAGTACTGCGGACGCGGTATGCCGCGCATAAGGACGGGACCTGGGGGCGACGCAACGGCGCTCCGGCGTGGGCGAGGCTGGGACGCCCCCACCCGCGTCCGGCAGAGAGATCCCACACCCATGTCCTGGCTGTCCCGCTTCAGCCTTGCCCAGAGAGCGCTGATCGGCCTCGTGTCGATCGTCGCGCTGCTCTTCGGCGTCATAGCCATCCCGCAGCTCAAGCAGCAGTTGCTGCCCTCCATCGAACTGCCGATGGTCTCCGTGCTCGCGCCGTACCAGGGCGCCTCGCCCGACGTGGTGGAGAAGCAGGTCATCGAGCCCATCGAGGCCACCCTCAAGGGCGTCGACGGCATCACCGGCATCACCTCCACCGCCAGCGAGGGCAACGCCCTCATCCGGGCCACCTTCGACTACGGCGACAGCGGCACCAAGCAGCTCGTCGCCGACGTCCAGCAGGCCGTCAACCGGGCCCGCGTCCGGCTGCCCGCCGAGGTGGACCCGCAGGTGGTCGCCGGCTCCACCGACGACATCCCCACCGTCGTCCTCGCCGTCACCTCGGACAAGGACCAGCAGGCCCTCGCCGACCAGCTGAACAAGTCCGTCGTCCCGGTCCTGGAGGACATCGACGGCGTCGGCCAGGTCAGCGTGGACGGCGTCCGTGACCTCCAGGTCACCGTCACGCCCGACGAGGCGAAGCTCGCCGCGGCCGGCCTCGACGGGACGAAGCTCGCCGAAGGCCTCAAGGCCGGCGGCGCCACCGTCCCCGCCGGCTCCTTCGACGAGGGCGGCAAGAACCGCACCGTCCGCGTCGGCTCCGGATACACCTCCCTCGCCCAGCTGGAGGACCTCCGGCTGACCCCGGGCCCCGGCAAGCCGGCCGTCCGCCTCGCCGACGTGGCCGCGGTCGAGCAGGAGCCCGCCGCGGGCGACTCGATCACCCGCACCAACGGCAAGCCCAGCCTCGCCCTCGTCCTCACCATGGACAAGGACGGCAGCGCCGTCGCCATCTCCGACGCCGTCAAGGACAAGCTCCCGGAGCTGCGTTCCACCCTCGGTTCCGGCGCCGCGCTGACCGTCGTCAGCGACCAGGGCCCGGCGGTCGCCCGGTCCATCTCCGGCCTGACCACCGAGGGGCTCCTGGGTCTGGCCTTCGCGGTCATCGTGATCCTGGTCTTCCTGGCGTCGATCCGCTCGACCCTGGTCACCGCGGTCTCCATCCCGCTGTCCGTGGTCCTCGCCCTGATCGTGCTGTGGACCCGCGACCTGTCGCTCAACATGCTGACGCTGGGCGCGCTCACCATCGCCATCGGCCGCGTCGTCGACGACTCGATCGTGGTCCTGGAGAACATCAAGCGCCACCTCGGCTACGGCGAGGAGCGCGAGGCCGCGATCATCACCGCGGTGCGCGAGGTGGCGGGCGCGGTGACCTCGTCCACGCTCACCACCGTCGCCGTCTTCCTGCCGATCGGCCTGGTCGGCGGCATGATCGGCGAGCTGTTCGGTTCCTTCTCGCTCACGGTGACCGCCTCGCTGCTGGCCTCGCTGCTGGTGTCGTTGACGGTCGTCCCGGTGCTGTCGTACTGGTTCCTGCGCGCCCCCAAGGGCGTCTCGTCGGCGGACGCCGAGAGCGCCGCGAAGGCCCGCCGCGAGGCCGAGGAGAAGGAGGCGAAGAGCCGCCTCCAGCGCTTCTACGTCAAGGTCCTGGGCTTCGCCACCCGGCGCCGCCTGACCAGCGTGACCATCGCGGTCGTCGTCCTGGTCGCCACCTTCGCCATGACCCCGCTGCTGAAGACCAACTTCTTCGACCAGGGCGAGCAGGACGTCCTGACGGTCAAGCAGGAACTCGCCCCCGGCACCTCGCTGGCCGCCTCCGACGAGGCCGCCCGCAAGGTGGAGAAGGCCCTCGGCTCCGTGGACGGGGTCAAGGACTACCAGGTCACCGTCGGCTCCTCCGGCTTCCTCGCGGCCTTCGGCGGCGGTACGGGCACCAACCAGGCCTCCTACCAGGTCACCCTGAAGGACTCCGGCGACTCCGAGGCCGTCAAGGGGCGGATCCAGGACGCCCTGGGGAAGCTGGACGGCATCGGCGACACCTCCATCTCGGCGGGCGGCGGCT
Protein-coding sequences here:
- a CDS encoding class I SAM-dependent methyltransferase; this encodes MGRQVEEQITHRFPVGQRLRVLDVGMGQGTQALRLARAGHKVTGLEQDPDMLAVAHAALAAEPAGIRDRVQLLEGDGRETGAHFVPGSFDVVLCHGVLMYVPEADAMLAGLARMLAPGGLLSLLVRNGDALALRPGLAGDWSGALAAFDTVDYTNRLGLDVRADRLADLTATLSGIGAPLSTWYGVRVFTDGTEAGAELPPDEELEELLAAEERAGRTDPYRSVAALLHLCGVRG
- a CDS encoding DUF3043 domain-containing protein — translated: MGFVFGSRSSKEEKAAAADKASADLSQPRDPQAPKGRPTPKRAVAQSQRKAVVASTGNRKEDAKRARERRREEMAKQREALANGDERYLPARDKGPVRRFVRDFVDSRFSVAEMFLPLAVIILVMSMIRVNQIQNISLMLWLGVIVLIILDSIGLAFRLRKALNERFANEPRRGAIAYGLMRTLQMRRLRLPKPQVKRGERP
- a CDS encoding PspA/IM30 family protein → MSGVMKRMGMIFRAKANKALDRAEDPRETLDYSYQKQLELLQKVRRGVADVATSRKRLELQLNQLQGQSAKLEDQGRKALALGREDLAREALSRRASLQQQVSDLEVQHQTLQGEEEKLTLAAQRLQAKVDAFRTKKETIKATYTAAQAQTRIAESFSGISEEMSDVGLAIQRAEDKTAQLQARAGAIDELLASGALDDQSGLGSKDDIQAELDRLSGGTDVELELQRMKAELTGGPSAQQQAIEGGAPGTGQPSQTQHRFDKQ
- the cobS gene encoding adenosylcobinamide-GDP ribazoletransferase encodes the protein MTDSFDDPPPAPPSERASFPDGLRFAFGTLTVLPARITRWDRPAARTGMECAPLAGLVVGLLAAVPGSLLLLLGGGPLLAAAVTVAVPAALTRGLHLDGLADTADGLGSAKPAEDALRIMKQSDIGPFGVISLLIVFLVQVAALADLYADGWAHGAPAAVLAAVTARLAMTLASRAGVPAARPEGLGAAVAGVVPQGAAAAVAALVTAAAALAALPQGLPAAVQYAAAVAAGLLAADLLLRRCVRRFGGVTGDVFGALCEVAATTALVTLSLG
- a CDS encoding response regulator, encoding MAETGTQTQSATTPIRVLLADDQALLRSAFKVLVDSEADMEVVGEAADGAQAYALARERRADVVLMDIRMPGTDGLAATRLISADPELSGVRVVMLTTFEVDEYVVQALRAGASGFLGKGAEPDELLNAIRVAAAGEALLSPAATKGLIASFLAQGGHAEVPATGSVHAERLAALTVREREVLVLVAAGLSNDGIAGRLEVSPLTVKTHVNRAMAKLGARDRAQLVVIAYESGLVRPRSD
- a CDS encoding efflux RND transporter permease subunit codes for the protein MSWLSRFSLAQRALIGLVSIVALLFGVIAIPQLKQQLLPSIELPMVSVLAPYQGASPDVVEKQVIEPIEATLKGVDGITGITSTASEGNALIRATFDYGDSGTKQLVADVQQAVNRARVRLPAEVDPQVVAGSTDDIPTVVLAVTSDKDQQALADQLNKSVVPVLEDIDGVGQVSVDGVRDLQVTVTPDEAKLAAAGLDGTKLAEGLKAGGATVPAGSFDEGGKNRTVRVGSGYTSLAQLEDLRLTPGPGKPAVRLADVAAVEQEPAAGDSITRTNGKPSLALVLTMDKDGSAVAISDAVKDKLPELRSTLGSGAALTVVSDQGPAVARSISGLTTEGLLGLAFAVIVILVFLASIRSTLVTAVSIPLSVVLALIVLWTRDLSLNMLTLGALTIAIGRVVDDSIVVLENIKRHLGYGEEREAAIITAVREVAGAVTSSTLTTVAVFLPIGLVGGMIGELFGSFSLTVTASLLASLLVSLTVVPVLSYWFLRAPKGVSSADAESAAKARREAEEKEAKSRLQRFYVKVLGFATRRRLTSVTIAVVVLVATFAMTPLLKTNFFDQGEQDVLTVKQELAPGTSLAASDEAARKVEKALGSVDGVKDYQVTVGSSGFLAAFGGGTGTNQASYQVTLKDSGDSEAVKGRIQDALGKLDGIGDTSISAGGGFGSQNLSVVVKAGDAGVLAKAAEQVRAEVATLKDVTDVQSDLAQSVPRIAVTATPKTAEAGLNQAALGAVVAQAVRGNPVAKAVLDDTERDIVVRSAHRATTLAELQALPVGPAKLGDIADVKVVPGPVAMTRIDGARAATITAKPVGDNTGAVSAALQTKIKALDLPAGATAAIGGVSQDQDKAFGSLGLAMFAAIAIVFMLLVATFRSLVQPLILLVSIPFAATGALGLLIATGTPMGVPAMIGMLMLIGIVVTNAIVLIDLVNQYRAQGLGVVEAVIEGGRHRLRPILMTALATIFALLPMALGVTGEGGFISQPLAVVVIGGLVSSTLLTLLLVPTLYTMVELRKERRRAKKRARLTVVPPQPAEETPVKV